In Candidatus Obscuribacterales bacterium, the genomic window GGCCGTTATTTGCGCCAGTACCGGCAACACATCGGCGGCGGCAGCGGCCTATGCACGGCGTGGTGGTCTGCGAGCGTTTGTAGTGATTCCCGATGGCTATGTGGCCCTAGGCAAGTTGGCCCAGGCACTGCTCTACGGTGCGGATGTGTTGGCGATTGAGGGAAACTTCGACCAAGCCCTCACCCTAGTGCGCGATATAGCAGATCATTATCCCGTCACCTTGGTCAATTCTGTTAACCCCTATCGCCTGCAGGGACAAAAAACCGCTGCCTTTGAAGTGGTAGATGCCCTCGGGGATGCTCCAGACTGGCTCTGCATTCCCGTGGGGAATGCTGGCAATATCTCGGCCTACTGGATGGGGTTTTGTGAATACCGAGAGGTGGGCCGCAGTCAACGATTGCCGCGGATGATGGGCTTTCAGGCTGCCGGAGCTTCTCCGTTGGTCAGCGGTCATCCGGTTGCCCATCCTGAAACGGTAGCAACCGCCATCCGCATTGGCAATCCTGCCAGTTGGCACCATGCGGTGGCGGTGCGGGATGCTAGCCAGGGCGAGTTTAACGCCGTCACCGATGAAGAAATTCTGCACGCCTATCGCCTTTTGGCCGCGGAGGAAGGCGTCTTCTGTGAACCGGCGAGCGCCTCATCTGTCGCGGGTTTGCTCAAGGTGAAGGATCAGGTGCCGGAGGGCGCTACGGTAGTCTGCGTCCTCACAGGGAACGGGCTCAAAGACCCAGATACGGCCATTGAGCATGGCAACAACCAGGTCAAGAAAGGTCTGTCGCCTAATGTAGAGGCGGTAGCTCAGGCCATGGGCTTTTAGATTGGGTTTGAGCAGAAGACTCAGAAGGGCGATCGCTGCCTGCGGCAGGTATGGGGCGATCGCTTTTTTCCCGAGTCAATAAATCCATCGTATCGGCTAGGGCCGTAGTCAAGCTCTGGCGCGTGTTTTTGTGATCCGTTTTTTCTGCCTGCAGCGCCTGCCGTAGACCATCGGCATCGGCGATCGCCTGCTGCAGCGACTCCCGAAGCTGTTCTACGGAGAGCTCCTCAAGCTGATCTAGCTGCATGGCGGGTTGTCCTACCAATCCATCTACGGAGCGATCGCTAGAGATCTGCTGTTGTAATGTTTGCAGTTCCATACCCAGCTGATCCAGCTTTTCCTGCATCAGTCGGGCATCGGTACGACGCTGCTGAGCTTCTGCTTGGTAGAGCTTTCGCCAATTTTCGGCGCTGGCATAGGCTTGATCCCGCTCCTTATTGGCAACCTGAATCTGGTGCTGTAGGGTGCGAATTTCTGCGATCCACTGTTTAACATCTTGCGACATGGTCAAAACATGTGACGACTAAAAGGAATGAGGCTCAACGATGGCAGACGATGAACATCTAGAAAAACTCTTCTCGGCGGTTGAGGGAGCGATCGCTCCTCCGCCATGGCTCCCCAGCCAGATGGAACGAGTGGCACCGGGGCTAGCAACACTAAGACTAGCAAATTTATTCTGCTTCAGCGTCCATGGTCATACGCTTCCTCCGTAGCGGTTATGGAACACTAGCCTGCTAGCAACATATTGAGCAACATCGGCGGTGCTGGCAAGACAATAATCACCAGTAACCCTAAGGCCAGAAGCCCCAAAAAATCGCGGGAGTCATTCAGTTCCGTCACATCATTGAGCGCAGGTTGATCCACCGTCGGCATCAAAAACAGCAGAATAGCCCAGACTAGATAGCTAGATTGCACAAAGGCTAGAGCCAAGACCAAGAACCGAGCAACTTGGCCAATTAAGGCTCCAGTGCGCTGCCCAAACATGGCATGAACGATATGCCCGCCATCTAGCTGTCCAACCGGCATGAGATTGAGGGCCGTGACGATTAAGCCCAAACAGCCAGCGATCGCCACGGGATGTAAGTTCAGGGCCTGATCAGCGGTGAACGCACTACCGAGGGACAACCGGGTCAGCAGGGTTAGCAGAAAAGATGAGGTAGGAGAGAAAGAGTCAAAGGTAAAAAGGCTAGAGGTTTCCTCTAAGGGTAGCGTCTCGGAATGGGCTAGCCCCCAAATCAGCAGCGGAATAGTCATAATAAAGCCGGCTAAGGGCCCAGCAATCCCCACATCAAACAACGCCTTGCGATGGGGCACGGGTGATCGCATTTGGATGAAGGCCCCAAAGGTACCAAAGGGGAAAATGAGCGCTGGTGGAACGGGAATGAAGTAGGGATAGGTGGTCTGAATGTGATACCGCCGGGCTGCTAGATAGTGGGCTAGCTCGTGGGTACCCAGAATCGCCATAATGGACAGGGCATAGGGTAAACCTCTCCAGAGCATAGAGGCTTCCGGTGTAAACTCGCTTCCTGGGGGAAGCATCAGCCAAGCCCCAGCTAGGGTGGTGGTTAGTAAGGTTGCAACCAGCAGTCCCAAGGCCAGCAACGGACGTGACACCGGCGACGCATCATCTTTGCTGGTTGCCGCTGGATTAGCTACCAAGGCAAAAAAGGGCTTGCCCTGCATACCCTCTTGGAAAATGACTAAGAAGCGATCGCCAAACTGCGCCTCAATATTTTCTCGAATGGTCTTGTAGGCAACCTCAGGAGACGTGCGGAGCTGCCCCCGACAGATAACAGCTTGAGGTCGATATTCCACGGTCTGTAGGTAATAAACCGACCAAGAGAAGCAGTTGCGCAACTGCTTCTCTTCCTCTTGGTTAATCGGTCGAACCGTTGACTTCCCCTCTAAGGCGGGGGGGTAGGCCAGCAAGCCATCGGATGTGGATAGATCGTCGGGAGGCCGAGATGGCTTCGGTGCATCGGGCAAACGCCCCCACTGCACCAGAAACCAGTAGAGCATCGGACACACCACAAAGGGAATAATGAAAAGGGCAAAGGGCATTTGCTCATTCTCACCCTTTACCACCAGCCAAGCCATCCAAATGAACGCTGGGGCCATCATGACCGCCCAGAGTAACCAAATAGGAGTGCGGGTAATCTTGGCGACACTGCGCTTCACGACCATGTAGGTGAATAGGCTCAGTGTGAAGAAAACGAGCAGTAGAATGATCATGCCATCTGTCTCAAAGCGTCGATGAGCGGAGGAAGGGGAAACCTGCGTCAACCCTGCATTGTGGCAACGTCAACGCCCTTGAACCCAGTAGTCTACGAAATCCTCGGCTAGGTTTTAACGAGGGCTGCCGAGGATAGACGACTCTCCGATAGAGATTAATCGTCCCATTTTATGAAGGGTTCAACTCCAGCTCTAAAATCTATCCCTAAAAATATGGTAAGAAATAAATGCGGTCAGGCTCTAGTGCAATTCAGGAATCTTGCTGCATTTTGTGGCGATCGCCCATGGATAGATCGCCGAGTTCACGGTTAGGATCCTGGCCTCCATCACGTTTGGTGTTTTTTGAGTGTGCTATGCCAACATCGTCTAAATCTCCTCGTCCGGTGCTTGACTATGTTGACACCCTATTTGCATTTCCTCCAAACCGCGACACCATGGGTGGAACAGCCTATCTCATCCTAGACCAGATCGATAGCCAACCGGCCAATATTCTGGTGGATTGTCCAGCTTGGGATGCAGAACACCTATCATTTCTCCAAGCCCACGGTGGGGTTCAATGGCTTGTCATCACCCATCGCGGCGGCTTAGGCAAGGTGAAGGACATCCAAGCGGCGCTCCAGTGTCAGGTTGTCATCCAAGAACAAGAAGCCTACTTACTGCCGGACGTGGACGTAGTATCGTTTCACCATGACCTCACCTTGGGCGATCGCCTTCAGGTGTTCTGGACACCCGGCCACTCTCCGGGATCGTCCTGTGTGTATGACCCAAGGCAGGGCGGCATCTTGTTGACAGGGCGGCATCTCTTACCCGATCGGCAGGGCAATCCTGTACCCTTGCGTACCGCCAAAACCTTCCACTGGCCCCGCCAGCTTCGCAGTGTGCAAAACCTTCGCGATCGCTTCTCCAGCGACACCCTGACCTACCTATGCCCCGGAGCTAATACAGGCTTCCTGCGAGGACAGCGGGCGATCGCCGATGCCTACCGTCAGATGACCACCATCGATTTGGAGCAGGCGCAGATCGCGCCGATTTTGCTATGACCGATGTGTTGTTAACACAGGCACTTACGACAACGGCAGCAACGGACTCTCTCATGGCCACCGTGCTACGGTTTCCAACTCCAGTCTTAGAAGGTCTGGATGGGCGATCGCCTACCCTGCCAGAGCCGGTGGCGCAAACCCTCGATGCCTTGGTGACCATGGTGGCCCAACTCCAGTCTACCGACAGCGGCTGGCCCAGTGACCTGCCCCAAACCCCAGAAACCATTGCTCCCTACGTTGCGGAAGAAATTGATCGGGTCTTGGAAGCTTGGAGCCATGCGTCACCGAAGCGAACCCCCTCGATCCTAGAGGCGATCGCACCTAGTGGACTCCCCCAGCAGACCAGCCATTACATTGACGTCGATACGTGGCGATCGCGCTTGCTTTGGGCCGTGGTACGGGGTAGTGCGATCGCTATGCAATGGATGGAAGGGTTGGAGGCAAGGGTCGTGCTATCTCCAGATGCAGCACCCATCCAGGGGCAAGTGCGCCTTGTCCCCTACGGCATTCTCACCCTAGATCAGACCATCGCCTTTGATCTCACAACCCAGCAGCAGCCGTCCCCCTTGCTCGACGCCAGCGTCTTACTTCAGTCCCAGACCCCAGATACCCAAGGTTTAAATCAGACTCCTTGCTCTGTGGAAAACCTATTAGAGCTACTTCTCGATGGTTTACACGTCCTCACACCTCGTCTAAAACCCCTGCTCACTGGGCAACGAGTGGATATATTGCAGCCTGATCAGACCTGGCAACAAGGGCATATTCAACTGAAATTTGGGTTTGAGTTCATCCCCCAGCCCCCTTCACCGTCAGATACATCCGATACATCTGATACAAAAGATGGGTCTTCACAACCCCCTTCCGCCTCAGAGCAGCCTATTCCTACCCAGTGTGCCGTCCAAGAGCCTGAGCGTACGTCGTTGATCGCAGCAGTGATCGCCCACCAGCGCCAAGAAGCGATCGCTCACCGAGCTGAAGCCTGGCAAGCGATCGCGCAAATGCCAACCGTGCAATCCATTGGCGACTGGGCCTATCAAGCCTGCCAAGTCACCGAGACCCTGCGCCACCCAGCCCTCACCTACCATCCCATGCTGCTGCACCAGGCCATTCCTGTTTACCAATGGCAACGATGGCTGTTGTGGCAAATTAGCCGCAGCGCCTATCCGGTGATGCAGCTCCTAGGCGGCATATCCGCTCAAGTGCTCCAACCCGGCAGGTCTTGGCAATCGGGAACCTTACGCCTCTGGGCCGGTCTGCATCTCACCACAGAAACTCAAGATCTCCTCCTCGATCTCACCACCGGCCAAGCCCAAGACCAACCGCACACCGCTATCCATCCAGACGCGATCGCTCGTCCTTGCTGCCTAGGCTGGAATGCAGAACTCCTATCCATAGAATCTCTGCAAAAAGCTGTTTTGGAACAGTGCTACCACACGCCCTTGCTCGACCAACTGCGATCGCCCCTCCCCGTCGATCTATGGGTAGCCGAGAGCGATCGCCCTACCACGGCAACCTTGCAACTAGACCTACAGCTTGAATTTTGGGATATTCCTCTGCGCTAGTGCCTGCATCTAGCGATTGCTAAGAAGCTACATCA contains:
- the thrC gene encoding threonine synthase, translated to AVICASTGNTSAAAAAYARRGGLRAFVVIPDGYVALGKLAQALLYGADVLAIEGNFDQALTLVRDIADHYPVTLVNSVNPYRLQGQKTAAFEVVDALGDAPDWLCIPVGNAGNISAYWMGFCEYREVGRSQRLPRMMGFQAAGASPLVSGHPVAHPETVATAIRIGNPASWHHAVAVRDASQGEFNAVTDEEILHAYRLLAAEEGVFCEPASASSVAGLLKVKDQVPEGATVVCVLTGNGLKDPDTAIEHGNNQVKKGLSPNVEAVAQAMGF
- a CDS encoding MBL fold metallo-hydrolase translates to MPTSSKSPRPVLDYVDTLFAFPPNRDTMGGTAYLILDQIDSQPANILVDCPAWDAEHLSFLQAHGGVQWLVITHRGGLGKVKDIQAALQCQVVIQEQEAYLLPDVDVVSFHHDLTLGDRLQVFWTPGHSPGSSCVYDPRQGGILLTGRHLLPDRQGNPVPLRTAKTFHWPRQLRSVQNLRDRFSSDTLTYLCPGANTGFLRGQRAIADAYRQMTTIDLEQAQIAPILL
- a CDS encoding site-2 protease family protein, with protein sequence MIILLLVFFTLSLFTYMVVKRSVAKITRTPIWLLWAVMMAPAFIWMAWLVVKGENEQMPFALFIIPFVVCPMLYWFLVQWGRLPDAPKPSRPPDDLSTSDGLLAYPPALEGKSTVRPINQEEEKQLRNCFSWSVYYLQTVEYRPQAVICRGQLRTSPEVAYKTIRENIEAQFGDRFLVIFQEGMQGKPFFALVANPAATSKDDASPVSRPLLALGLLVATLLTTTLAGAWLMLPPGSEFTPEASMLWRGLPYALSIMAILGTHELAHYLAARRYHIQTTYPYFIPVPPALIFPFGTFGAFIQMRSPVPHRKALFDVGIAGPLAGFIMTIPLLIWGLAHSETLPLEETSSLFTFDSFSPTSSFLLTLLTRLSLGSAFTADQALNLHPVAIAGCLGLIVTALNLMPVGQLDGGHIVHAMFGQRTGALIGQVARFLVLALAFVQSSYLVWAILLFLMPTVDQPALNDVTELNDSRDFLGLLALGLLVIIVLPAPPMLLNMLLAG